A portion of the Salarias fasciatus chromosome 15, fSalaFa1.1, whole genome shotgun sequence genome contains these proteins:
- the fermt1 gene encoding fermitin family homolog 1 translates to MITAAEYGETSWELSVQIDQREGDESMKFKLRVKGDLHIGGLMLKLVEKIKAPRDWSDHALWWEQRKCWLLKTHWTLDKYGIQADADLRYTPQHKPLLLQLPNMKTIKMTVSFSSVVFKAVAEICRVLNIRRSEELSLLKPPDDPSKKKKKKDKNSPQEDLWDIDLLSGGAGGTGPMYSKTMTATYDPENGMPLSATSLWFGENPLADSQPNLPPAELAKMYQPLSLLDKAANSSGWLDSSRSLMEQDIQDEERLLLRFKYNVFFDLNPKYDAVRITQLYEQARWSILLEEIDCTEEEMLMFASLQYHICKLTMSSEPLDNSNEPEIDEVEAALSNLEVTLEGGHTDRILEDITDIPELADSLRLFRPKRLTLRPYKEYWFVFKDTTISYYKNKEASAGEPIEQFHLRGCEVVPDVNVTDKKFGIKLLLPVADGMNEVYIRCDNETQYAKWKAACILASKGKTMAYSSYKSEVRNIQSFLQMKSLAPPPGQAAPDLEAMEMNAECFVSPRYAKKHKTKQLTARILEAHQNIARLSLMEAKMRFIQAWQSLPEFGINYYIVRFKGSKKDEILGISYNRLIRIDMSSGLPVTTWRFANMKQWNVNWEIRQVTIEFDQNVTIAFCCLSCDCKVVHEFIGGYIFLSTRSKDQNETLDEELFHKLTGGQE, encoded by the exons ATGATCACGGCCGCCGAGTATGGGGAGACGTCGTGGGAGCTGTCCGTGCAGATCGACCAGCGAGAGGGAGACGAGTCCATGAAGTTTAAGCTGAGGGTGAAAGGGGACCTGCACATCGGAGGGCTCATGCTCAAGCTCGTGGAGAAAATCA AGGCTCCCCGGGACTGGTCAGACCATGCTCTGTGGTGGGAGCAAAGAAAATGCTGGCTGCTCAAGACTCACTGGACCTTGGACAAGTATGGGATTCAG GCTGACGCTGACCTGCGTTACACACCTCAGCACAAACcgttgctgctgcagctccccaATATGAAAACCATCAAAATGACTGTCAGCTTCTCCAGTGTGGTCTTCAAAGCGGTGGCAGAGATCTGCAGAGTCCTCA ACATTAGGCGATCAGAGGAACTGTCCCTGCTGAAGCCTCCAGACGATccctccaagaagaagaagaaaaaagataaaaactcACCACAAGAGGACTTGTGGGACATCGATCTACTGAGtgggggagcaggaggaacag GCCCCATGTACAGTAAGACCATGACCGCCACCTACGACCCGGAGAACGGGATGCCGTTGTCCGCCACCAGCCTCTGGTTTGGAGAAAACCCCCTCGCAGACTCTCAGCCGAACCTCCCCCCAGCCGAGCTTGCAAAGATGTACCAGCCTCTGTCACTACTAGACAAAGCAGCCAACAGTTCAGG GTGGCTGGACTCTTCTCGGTCTCTCATGGAGCAGGATATTCAAGATGAGGAAAGGCTTCTGCTTCGTTTTAAATACAACGTCTTCTTTGACCTCAATCCCAAA taCGATGCTGTCAGGATAACTCAGCTCTATGAACAAGctcgctggtccatcctgctggaggagatcgACTGTACCGAGGAGGAAATGCTGATGTTTGCCTCTTTACAG TATCACATTTGTAAGCTGACCATGTCGAGCGAACCGCTGGACAACTCCAATGAGCCGGAGATCGATGAAGTGGAGGCTGCCCTGTCCAACCTGGAGGTGACGCTGGAAGGCGGGCACACGGACAGAATTCTG GAAGACATTACAGACATTCCAGAGCTGGCTGATTCCCTCCGGCTGTTTAG GCCCAAAAGATTGACGCTGCGGCCGTACAAAGAGTACTGGTTTGTGTTTAAAGACACCACCATTTCTTACTACAAGAACAAAGAGGCCTCTGCCGGAGAACCGATAGAGCAGTTTCACCTCCGAG GTTGTGAGGTCGTCCCCGACGTCAACGTCACAGACAAGAAGTTCGGCATCAAgctgctgctcccggtggccgACGGGATGAACGAGGTGTACATTCGCTGTGACAAC GAAACACAGTACGCCAAGTGGAAAGCTGCGTGTATCCTGGCCTCCAAAGGCAAGACGATGGCCTACAGCTCCTACAAGTCAGAAGTGAGGAACATCCAGTCCTTCCTGCAGATGAAGAGCCTGGCGCCCCCTCCTGGCCAGGCAGCTCCTGACCTGGAGGCCATGGAAATGAACgctgaatgttttgtttctcctcGCTATGCCAAGAAGCACAAGACCAAACAG CTGACGGCACGCATCCTGGAGGCCCATCAGAACATAGCCAGGCTCTCGCTCATGGAGGCCAAGATGCGCTTTATCCAGGCCTGGCAGTCGCTCCCAGAGTTTGGAATCAACTACTACATTGTCAG ATTCAAAGGGAGCAAGAAGGATGAGATCCTGGGGATTTCATACAACCGGCTGATTCGCATTGACATGTCCTCTGGCCTGCCCGTCACCACATGGAGGTTCGCCAACATGAAGCAGTGGAATGTCAACTGGGAGATAAGACAG GTGACCATAGAGTTTGACCAGAATGTGACGATAGCCTTTTGCTGCTTGAGCTGCGACTGCAAGGTGGTCCACGAGTTCATCGGCGGTTACATCTTCCTCTCCACGCGGTCGAAAGACCAGAACGAAACGCTAGACGAAGAACTGTTTCACAAACTGACCGGCGGCCAAGAATGA
- the trmt6 gene encoding tRNA (adenine(58)-N(1))-methyltransferase non-catalytic subunit TRM6, whose protein sequence is MADNGDDDHEYKIKEGDYIVLKRGEIFKAVQIVQKKKIIFEKQWFFLDGAVGHLYGTTFEIASGGILQPQKPKNTESPSDSKEAGTDNRNIVDDGKSQKLTRDDIETLKEQGLKGQEIIQQLIENSSTFRDKTGYAQDKYIKKKKKKYENTVTILKPSCRILAMMYHGREPGKICHLRYDTLAQMLTLANIHAGSKILVFETCAGLVLGAIMERMGGYGSVVQMYPGGGPVRAGVESFGFPAHFLDTLHEFPICHVSALLAGTLDVTARDPTADEKQLSTAAEEDPNQTQAEEQNMETDTAVGAGQDQEQQEKEKRREAKAQEKKVKLEEKRKRLAAAAALLEGRNADGLVIASRFHPSPVLLGLIRFLSPSRPFVVYSQYKEPLIECYTKLKEEGGTVNLRLTDTWMRHYQVLPNRTHPVLLMSGGGGYLLSGITVATDGPKPAGPQQSEEPAPKKLKLNHTEG, encoded by the exons ATGGCGGACAACGGAGACGATGACCATGAGTACAAAATCAAAGAGGGCGATTATATTGTGTTAAAACGAGGAGAAATCTTCAAGGCTGTGCAGATTGTACAAAAGAA AAAGATCATCTTTGAGAAGCAGTGGTTCTTCCTGGATGGCGCAGTGGGACACTTGTATGGCACCACGTTTGAAATAGCATCTGGAGGGATCCTCCAACCACAGAAacccaaaaacacagagagcccCTCTG ATTCAAAGGAGGCCGGCACAGACAACAGGAATATTGTTGATGATGGCAAAtcacagaaactcaccagggaTGACATAGAGACGCTCAAAGAGCAAGGTCTCAAGGGTCAG GAAATCATTCAGCAGCTTATCGAGAACAGCTCCACGTTCAGAGATAAGACCGGCTACGCTCAGGATaagtacatcaagaagaagaagaagaa GTATGAAAACACGGTCACGATTCTGAAGCCGTCCTGCCGCATCCTGGCGATGATGTACCACGGCCGGGAACCGGGGAAGATCTG CCACCTGCGGTACGACACCCTCGCCCAGATGTTGACTCTGGCCAACATCCACGCCGGCAGTAAGATCCTCGTGTTCGAAACCTGCGCTGGACTCGTATTGGGAGCCATCATGGAAAGAATGGGAG GCTACGGCTCCGTGGTTCAGATGTACCCTGGAGGCGGCCCTGTTCGGGCGGGTGTGGAGAGCTTTGGCTTTCCCGCACATTTCCTCGACACGCTGCATGAGTTTCCCATCTGCCACGTCAGCGCTCTGCTGGCAGGGACCCTGGACGTCACTGCCAGAGACCCCACTGCTG ATGAAAAGCAGTTGAGcacggctgcagaggaagatcCGAACCAGACTCAGGCGGAGGAGcagaacatggaaacagacacggCTGTCGGTGCTGGTCAGGACCAGGAGCAACAGGAGAAGGAGAAACGCAGAGAAGCCAAA GCTCAAGAGAAGAAAGTGAAGCTGGAAGAAAAGCGGAAGAGGctcgcagctgctgctgccttgcTGGAGGGCAGGAACGCAGATGG GTTGGTCATCGCGAGCCGCTTCCACCCGAGTCCGGTCCTGTTGGGCCTGATCCGATTCCTCTCCCCCTCCAGGCCCTTCGTGGTTTATTCCCAGTACAAAGAG cctctcatCGAGTGTTACACAAAACTCAAAGAAGAGGGCGGCACAGTGAACCTCAGACTCACAGACACCTGGATGAGACATTACCAG GTTCTGCCTAACAGGACGCATCCCGTGCTGCTGatgagcggcggcggaggctaCCTCCTCTCAGGGATCACAGTCGCCACAGACGGCCCCAAGCCGGCGGGCCCCCAGCAAAGTGAGGAACCAGCACCaaagaaactgaagctgaaccACACGGAAGGATAA